In Aquila chrysaetos chrysaetos chromosome 17, bAquChr1.4, whole genome shotgun sequence, one genomic interval encodes:
- the KCNJ4 gene encoding inward rectifier potassium channel 4 produces MIQRAMGSVRVNRYSIVSTEEDGHKVSALGSMNGHSRNGKGHAPRRKHRNRFVKKNGQCNVYFANLSNKSQRYMADIFTTCVDTRWRYMLMIFSAAFLVSWLFFGFLFWCIAFFHGDLNAPVVGGGPSLLKPCIMHVNSFLGAFLFSVETQTTIGYGFRCVTEECPLAIMAVVVQSIVGCVIDSFMIGTIMAKMARPKKRAQTLLFSHHAVISVRDGKLCLMWRVGNLRRSHIVEAHVRAQLIKPYMTEEGEYLPLDQRDLNVGYDVGLDRIFLVSPIIIVHEIDEESPLYGIGKEELETENFEIVVILEGMVEATAMTTQARSSYLASEILWGHRFEPVVFEEKNHYKVDYSRFHKTYEVAGTPCCSARELQESKMTILPSPPPPSAFCYENELALVSQDEDEDDDEVGVVLGGSTKEEGGVIQMMDFGSHLDLERLQATLPLDTISYRRESAI; encoded by the exons ATGATACAGCGAGCCATGGGCAGCGTCCGAGTCAACCG gTACAGCATCGTCTCGACCGAAGAGGATGGACACAAGGTCTCTGCGCTGGGCAGCATGAATGGGCACAGCCGGAATGGGAAGGGCCATGCCCCCCGGCGGAAGCACCGCAACCGTTTTGTGAAGAAGAACGGCCAGTGCAATGTCTACTTTGCTAACCTGAGCAACAAGTCTCAGCGCTACATGGCCGACATCTTCACCACCTGTGTGGACACGCGCTGGCGGTACATGCTTATGATCTTCTCCGCCGCCTTCCTAGTCTCCTGGCTCTTTTTTGGCTTCCTCTTCTGGTGCATCGCCTTCTTCCACGGTGACCTCAATGCACCAGTGGTGGGAGGTGGTCCCTCTCTCCTCAAGCCCTGCATCATGCACGTGAACAGCTTCCTCGGGGCTTTTCTTTTCTCGGTGGAGACACAGACAACCATTGGGTACGGCTTCCGCTGTGTGACTGAGGAGTGCCCGCTGGCTATCATGGCAGTTGTGGTCCAGTCCATCGTGGGCTGCGTTATTGACTCCTTCATGATTGGCACTATCATGGCCAAGATGGCAAGGCCCAAGAAGCGGGCCCAGACCCTCCTCTTCAGTCACCATGCGGTCATCTCCGTGCGGGATGGCAAACTGTGCCTCATGTGGCGGGTGGGCAACCTGAGGAGGAGCCACATCGTGGAGGCCCATGTCCGAGCCCAGCTCATCAAGCCCTACATGACAGAGGAAGGGGAATACCTCCCCCTGGACCAGCGGGACCTAAATGTGGGCTACGACGTGGGCCTCGATCGTATATTTTTGGTCTCACCCATTATTATCGTTCATGAGATTGATGAGGAGAGCCCACTCTATGGGATTGgcaaggaggagctggagacagAGAACTTTGAGATTGTTGTTATCCTGGAGGGGATGGTGGAAGCCACAGCCATGACCACACAGGCACGAAGCTCTTACCTCGCTAGTGAAATCCTTTGGGGTCATCGTTTTGAACCAGTTGTGTTTGAGGAGAAGAACCACTACAAAGTGGATTATTCGCGTTTTCACAAGACCTACGAGGTAGCCGGCACGCCTTGCTGCTCAGCCCGGGAGCTGCAAGAAAGCAAGATGACTATCCTAccttctcccccacctcccagtgcCTTCTGCTACGAGAATGAGCTGGCCCTTGTCAGTCaagatgaagatgaagatgatgatgaagtGGGTGTGGTGTTAGGGGGCAGCACCAAGGAGGAGGGAGGCGTCATCCAGATGATGGATTTTGGAAGCCACCTGGACCTGGAGCGGCTCCAGGCGACTCTGCCCTTAGATACAATCTCATACCGCAGGGAGTCGGCCATCTAA
- the LOC115352465 gene encoding endosome-associated-trafficking regulator 1-like, with amino-acid sequence MSWLLGTSGTMERVCPESEGLEDDDDDDDNDDEFRYPRHSARPPRQCKSYGSSGGSQVEDLGEPIPFSLNPRHSYVVKDEGVKNRIYAETLAKHALELEEDAQEFQEPFYKDMEMPGSLSEDEDRSWTHHLPVHQRSHVLRTASMAPCASYGSFQGSVGKHLGMDVFGPWAHASDPYLGYPERTRGADPHTLHEEAIGDRELPSLQLTRDMLKEENAMLRRVVRSMQSSLESQACAVQRLERQLKASLAKEEREAQELQSFVQRTEWSLHVMTQRALEAESNVEKLKQEIFILQGDLESSKAENENLRAGQMTDPGAVKHIIDFALQSLHKIITGTNWSIKQLTSGAESLHIVAEVLKSTGKISEVEAEKEL; translated from the coding sequence ATGTCATGGCTGCTTGGGACCTCTGGGACAATGGAGAGGGTCTGCCCAGAATCTGAAGGCTTGGAAGATGATGATGACGATGATGACAATGATGATGAATTCAGATACCCCCGCCACTCCGCACGTCCTCCACGCCAGTGCAAGAGCTATGGCAGCTCAGGTGGCAGTCAGGTGGAGGATCTGGGAGAACCCATCCCATTTTCCCTAAATCCCAGGCACTCTTACGTGGTGAAAGACGAAGGAGTGAAAAATAGAATATATGCCGAGACGTTGGCCAAGCATGCACTGGAGCTTGAGGAGGACGCTCAGGAGTTTCAGGAACCGTTTTACAAAGACATGGAAATGCCTGGCAGCTTGTCCGAAGATGAGGACCGCAGCTGGACCCATCACCTTCCTGTGCATCAAAGGTCGCATGTTCTCCGAACGGCCAGTATGGCACCGTGTGCCTCCTATGGCTCTTTCCAGGGTAGCGTGGGCAAGCACTTGGGGATGGATGTCTTTGGCCCATGGGCCCATGCCAGTGACCCTTATCTGGGGTACCCAGAGCGCACCAGGGGAGCAGACCCCCACACGCTGCATGAGGAGGCCATCGGGGACAGGGAGCTCCCGTCCCTGCAGCTGACCCGTGACATGCTCAAGGAGGAGAACGCCATGCTCAGGAGGGTGGTCAGGAGCATGCAGAGCTCCTTGGAGAGCCAGGCGTGCGCAGTGCAGaggctggagaggcagctgAAGGCCAGCCTGGccaaagaggagagggaagccCAAGAGCTCCAGTCCTTTGTCCAGCGCACTGAGTGGAGTCTCCACGTAATGACCCAGCGGGCTCTGGAGGCAGAAAGCAACGTGGAGAAGCTGAAGCAGGAGATCTTTATTCTCCAGGGAGACCTGGAGAGCTCCAAGGCAGAGAACGAAAACCTGAGAGCGGGCCAAATGACCGACCCTGGGGCAGTGAAGCACATCATAGACTTCGCCTTGCAGAGCCTCCACAAGATAATAACGGGCACAAACTGGTCCATCAAACAGCTCACCTCTGGGGCGGAGTCGCTGCATATTGTTGCTGAAGTCCTTAAATCTACCGGCAAAATTTCCGAAgttgaagcagaaaaagagctATGA